The sequence below is a genomic window from Gouania willdenowi chromosome 12, fGouWil2.1, whole genome shotgun sequence.
CAGTGGATTTCACTTTAATACTATCTAATAAAAAACGCTTTGTTGAAGTTCTTGGAACGCAAAGTAATAGACTAAGACTGCCATAGAAATAGTAtctgttaatgtttttttgatgtattttttaatggatACTATTATTAACGTCAGTCCTCACCATACATAGCAAATATTAATTCAGTTTTTTACACAATTCTCAATGAACAACGTTCTACCTCTCTTCCCTTCCCCTCCAATACTCCCAACTTTACTATTTACTTTACATGTACTCTACTACAGTCTGTCCCACACGTCACCATACAGCCTAGGGGTGTCACACCAACACCAGAGAGATGCACCAGTTGCTGCAGTTCTGTCCACTGCCCGTTGTGCAGGCCTCACATCTTCAAACCAACAGTTTGGAGTAAGGTCCACAAACATCTCCAAGGCCATGCAAAGCGTGCAGTGCAACACAAAGGTAAGGCTGTATTTTTTACACTTGTCCCAATCTCGTCATGGAGGACGAGTTAAAGCTTAGAATTTAGACAGATTGTTGCAGTTTGACATTTGAAATGCATTTCTTTTTCAGGCTACacaatttataaatgtaatttggaGTGCAAGCCGACTGCACACTTCCACTGTCCCACCTGCAAACAGTTGTTTGAAAGAAGACACAGGTTTGTAGACCATTTGGGACGGTGTGTCCAACAAGCTGTTGAAGAGAAGCAGGAGGCCATGGAGGATGAagagcaggagcagcaggaggccAAGGAGGAGCAGCCATGCACAATCAACATGGCTGAGTTGGTTAGTGTGTGATTTAGTTATTACTATTGAGCATGCTATCTAGTCTCAGCGTAACCACCAAAAGGCTTCAGGACTTGGAACTGAAAATGAGAAAAGCCCTCCAATCAGAAATATTTCTGAAGCAATTGTAACTGGTTGCTTCTGCTTCTGCTGCTAAATGCAAGTTGTTACTGTAGGTGGATCAGGGCCGGCCCTAGCCTTTTTGGTGCCCTaggccaggggttctcaactagtctc
It includes:
- the LOC114473670 gene encoding TRMT1-like protein, whose protein sequence is MATLNNKSVPHVTIQPRGVTPTPERCTSCCSSVHCPLCRPHIFKPTVWSKVHKHLQGHAKRAVQHKGYTIYKCNLECKPTAHFHCPTCKQLFERRHRFVDHLGRCVQQAVEEKQEAMEDEEQEQQEAKEEQPCTINMAELVSV